One part of the Sporosarcina ureae genome encodes these proteins:
- the cccB gene encoding cytochrome c551, whose amino-acid sequence MKNKLLATLFGAALVLGACGGGDDNASEPKDDAANDNGAATTEVDAEAVVQQSCASCHGGNLEGGAGPALEDVGARLSEEEIHDVIVNGKGAMPPGIIQGEEADAVAAWLAEKK is encoded by the coding sequence ATGAAGAACAAACTACTAGCTACACTTTTCGGAGCAGCACTAGTTCTTGGCGCTTGTGGTGGAGGCGACGATAACGCTTCAGAGCCAAAAGACGACGCTGCAAACGACAACGGCGCAGCTACTACTGAAGTAGATGCAGAAGCAGTTGTACAACAAAGCTGTGCGTCATGTCACGGAGGAAACTTAGAAGGTGGAGCAGGTCCAGCACTTGAGGACGTTGGTGCAAGACTTTCTGAAGAAGAAATCCACGACGTGATCGTTAACGGTAAAGGCGCTATGCCTCCTGGTATTATCCAAGGCGAAGAAGCAGACGCAGTTGCTGCTTGGTTAGCTGAAAAGAAATAA